Proteins from one Flavobacterium sp. N2038 genomic window:
- a CDS encoding protein-disulfide reductase DsbD family protein, translated as MNFNQYRQVIMPKSAWSRSILFLLFFFFAFTKSNAQVLEPVKWTAKIEKKAGNNAVLVFDGTIEKDWHMYSQFTPEGGPLALEIAFKNQKGNYELVGKAKEGKTRTAFNDVFGVNETFFEGKAHITQEIKIINPNLKTVDVEFDFQVCKEVCINSNKKFSIAIPSSFKMEEVPALTESKLDETKVAGIAVDTAKKATDSAKTQVVKSNIEEPISKADMPAPAPSRSLWSIFFLAFLGGFAALFTPCVFPMIPMTVSFFTKQSKSRAKGIRNAIIYGISIIAIYVILGLIVTKIFGADALNALSTDVWFNLIFFVILVIFATSFLGAFEIMLPNSWANKADQQADKGGLIGILFMALALAIVSFSCTGPIVGTLLVEAASNGGIAPIIGMLGFSLALALPFMLFAMFPGWLNSLPKSGGWLNTVKVVLGFLELALAFKFLSNADLVLQLHFLEREVFIAIWIAIFAALTLYLFGKITLPHDSPIQHISVGRLYLGLLTLIFTVYLIPGLWGAPLKLISAFPPPPQYSESPFGVGGSGHSNASADIKGLPAGAELGPHGIMVFHDYEDGLAYAKEINKPIMLDFTGYACVNCRKMENNVWSDPAVLPILKNEVVLISLYVDDKRELPKEEQFVTKAGDEIITVGDKWTDFMISKYKTNTQLLYVITDLEGNNLHDSKPTISYVGVEEYLKWLKEGIANFK; from the coding sequence ATGAATTTTAATCAATACCGTCAAGTGATAATGCCAAAAAGTGCCTGGAGTAGATCCATTTTATTTTTACTGTTTTTCTTCTTTGCATTTACTAAAAGTAATGCACAGGTTTTAGAACCGGTTAAATGGACTGCTAAAATTGAAAAGAAAGCGGGAAACAATGCTGTTTTAGTTTTTGACGGAACGATCGAAAAAGACTGGCATATGTATTCGCAATTTACTCCTGAAGGCGGACCTCTTGCATTAGAAATTGCATTCAAAAATCAAAAAGGAAATTACGAATTAGTAGGAAAAGCTAAAGAAGGAAAAACCAGAACCGCTTTTAATGATGTTTTTGGAGTAAATGAAACTTTCTTTGAAGGGAAAGCACATATAACGCAGGAAATCAAAATTATTAACCCAAATTTAAAAACGGTTGATGTTGAATTTGATTTTCAGGTTTGTAAAGAGGTTTGTATTAATTCTAATAAAAAATTCTCGATCGCAATTCCATCCAGTTTTAAAATGGAGGAAGTTCCTGCACTGACTGAATCAAAACTGGACGAAACAAAAGTTGCAGGGATTGCTGTTGATACAGCAAAAAAAGCAACTGACAGTGCAAAAACACAAGTCGTAAAATCAAATATTGAAGAACCGATTTCTAAGGCCGATATGCCGGCACCCGCACCTTCAAGAAGTTTATGGTCGATCTTTTTCCTTGCTTTTTTAGGAGGCTTTGCGGCATTATTTACACCTTGTGTGTTCCCAATGATTCCAATGACAGTAAGTTTCTTTACAAAACAAAGTAAAAGCAGGGCAAAAGGAATCAGGAATGCTATTATTTATGGAATTTCAATTATTGCAATCTACGTAATTCTTGGATTGATTGTAACTAAAATTTTTGGTGCCGATGCTTTAAATGCATTGTCTACAGATGTTTGGTTCAATTTAATTTTCTTTGTTATTTTGGTCATTTTTGCAACTTCATTTTTAGGAGCATTCGAAATTATGCTTCCAAATTCATGGGCAAACAAAGCAGATCAACAAGCTGACAAAGGTGGTTTGATTGGGATTTTATTTATGGCTCTGGCTTTGGCAATTGTATCGTTTTCTTGTACAGGACCAATTGTTGGAACGTTATTAGTAGAAGCGGCTTCAAACGGAGGAATTGCTCCAATAATCGGAATGCTTGGTTTCTCTTTAGCATTGGCACTTCCGTTTATGTTATTTGCAATGTTCCCGGGCTGGTTAAATTCATTACCAAAATCGGGAGGCTGGTTAAATACCGTAAAAGTAGTTTTAGGGTTTTTAGAGCTGGCATTGGCATTTAAATTCTTATCAAATGCTGATTTAGTATTGCAATTGCATTTCTTAGAAAGAGAGGTTTTCATTGCCATTTGGATTGCAATTTTTGCAGCTTTAACGTTGTATTTATTCGGAAAAATTACATTGCCTCATGATAGTCCAATACAGCATATTTCTGTTGGAAGATTGTACTTGGGATTGTTAACACTTATTTTTACCGTTTATTTAATTCCGGGACTTTGGGGAGCGCCATTAAAATTAATCAGCGCATTCCCGCCACCGCCACAATATAGCGAAAGCCCATTTGGAGTTGGAGGTTCTGGACATTCAAATGCTAGCGCAGATATAAAAGGACTTCCGGCTGGCGCAGAATTAGGACCACATGGAATAATGGTTTTTCATGATTATGAAGATGGATTAGCTTACGCAAAAGAAATCAACAAACCTATAATGCTTGATTTTACAGGATATGCTTGTGTAAACTGTAGAAAAATGGAAAACAATGTCTGGTCTGATCCGGCAGTTTTACCAATCCTAAAAAATGAGGTTGTTCTGATTTCTTTATATGTAGATGATAAGAGAGAATTACCAAAAGAGGAGCAGTTTGTTACCAAAGCAGGTGACGAAATTATTACGGTAGGAGATAAATGGACTGATTTTATGATTTCAAAATATAAAACCAATACACAGCTTTTGTATGTTATTACAGATTTAGAAGGTAATAATTTGCATGACTCAAAACCGACAATCAGTTATGTTGGGGTAGAAGAGTATCTTAAATGGTTAAAAGAAGGAATTGCAAATTTTAAATAG
- the tilS gene encoding tRNA lysidine(34) synthetase TilS, which produces MLLKFQNHIISRFPFLANKKLFLAVSGGLDSVVLLHLLKQLPYEIAVLHCNFQLRGLESFGDQEFIQNYCSEHNISFFTTQFDTEAFAEDYKLSTQVAARELRYSWFYELLEEQNFDYILTAHHADDNLETFIINLTRGTGLEGLIGIPEQNDKIIRPLLPFSRDEILKYAEENNIEWREDSSNASNKYLRNKIRHDLVPILKEINPNFLDAFQKTQSYLQESQEMVEDASIMIYQQVAKEEGEEIHFDLNQLKKLPNYKSYLYQWLNEFGFTAWSDIYDLVNGQSGKQVLSGEFRLLKNREILILSPFLETSEKEEFEINENETEVNFPLNLSLCNVGHITIESNKSIFVDAEKIRFPLILRRWNEGDVFHPFGMQGKSKKVSKLFKDEKLSLIEKEKTWILCSDNQIVWVVGLRQDERFKIDNTTNKILKIELQ; this is translated from the coding sequence ATGCTTTTAAAATTTCAAAATCATATCATATCAAGGTTCCCATTTTTGGCAAATAAGAAACTTTTTCTTGCTGTCAGCGGTGGATTAGATAGTGTGGTTTTGCTGCATTTATTGAAGCAATTACCTTATGAGATTGCTGTTTTGCACTGTAATTTTCAGCTTCGTGGTTTAGAAAGTTTTGGCGATCAGGAATTCATTCAGAATTATTGTAGTGAGCATAATATTTCATTTTTTACTACTCAGTTTGATACCGAAGCTTTTGCCGAAGATTATAAATTATCAACACAGGTTGCGGCAAGAGAACTTCGCTATAGTTGGTTTTATGAACTTTTGGAAGAACAAAACTTCGATTATATTCTAACGGCGCATCATGCTGATGATAATCTGGAGACCTTTATTATCAATTTAACCCGGGGAACAGGATTAGAAGGATTAATCGGAATTCCGGAGCAAAATGATAAAATTATTCGTCCGCTTTTGCCTTTTTCAAGAGATGAAATTCTAAAATATGCTGAGGAAAATAATATTGAATGGCGTGAAGACAGCAGCAATGCATCAAATAAGTACCTGCGAAATAAAATTCGTCATGATTTAGTACCAATCTTAAAGGAAATCAATCCTAATTTTCTGGATGCTTTTCAAAAAACACAATCGTATTTGCAGGAATCGCAGGAGATGGTGGAAGATGCCTCTATTATGATTTATCAACAGGTAGCGAAAGAGGAGGGAGAGGAAATTCACTTTGATCTGAATCAGTTAAAAAAACTTCCAAATTATAAATCGTATTTGTATCAATGGCTTAATGAATTTGGGTTTACTGCCTGGAGTGATATTTACGATTTAGTAAACGGACAATCTGGTAAACAAGTCCTTTCGGGTGAGTTTAGATTATTGAAAAACAGAGAAATTTTGATTTTGAGTCCCTTTTTAGAAACGTCAGAAAAAGAAGAATTTGAAATTAATGAAAACGAAACAGAAGTTAATTTTCCCTTAAATTTAAGCCTTTGTAACGTAGGTCACATAACTATAGAATCAAATAAGTCTATATTTGTGGATGCTGAAAAAATCCGGTTTCCTTTAATTTTGCGTAGATGGAATGAGGGAGATGTTTTTCATCCGTTTGGAATGCAGGGGAAATCAAAAAAAGTGAGCAAACTTTTTAAAGATGAAAAATTATCTCTGATTGAAAAAGAAAAAACATGGATTTTATGTTCAGATAATCAAATCGTCTGGGTTGTAGGACTTAGACAAGATGAACGTTTTAAAATTGATAATACAACAAATAAAATACTTAAAATAGAACTGCAATAA
- a CDS encoding anthranilate synthase component I family protein, with protein MRVSIHKKISNPAHFKQQLLSWSQQFREIVFLDSNSYPQEYSNFDCLLAVDAFTSLKTDFQNAFDDLKQYQQTTKDWLLGYLSYDLKNDIEELKSTNFDGLDFPDMFFFQPKKIFLLKGDQLEIQYLRLCDDEVDDDFEEIMQIQSEPFVTLSGPEASGEVQQRISKERYVEKVNKILEHIHKGDMYEANFCMEFFSENAIINPLEKFQKLNEISQAPLAVFFKNNKQYLLSASPERYLKKEGETIISQPIKGTSKRFSDPLEDEKSKLFLASDSKERAENIMITDLVRNDLSHTAQKGSVEVAELCKIYSFLQVHQMISTITSKLDPQYSVVDVLKTTFPMGSMTGAPKISVMKIIENLEETKRGLYSGAVGYFTPEGDFDFNVVIRSILYNQEKKYVSFSVGSAITSLSIPEKEYEECLLKAKAMHEVLQ; from the coding sequence TTGAGAGTTTCAATTCATAAAAAGATTTCAAATCCAGCGCATTTCAAACAGCAATTATTAAGCTGGTCACAACAATTTAGAGAGATTGTTTTTCTGGATAGTAATTCATATCCGCAAGAATATTCAAATTTCGATTGTTTATTGGCTGTTGATGCTTTTACATCTCTAAAAACAGATTTTCAAAATGCTTTTGATGATTTAAAACAATATCAGCAAACGACCAAAGACTGGCTTTTGGGCTATCTTTCGTATGACTTAAAGAATGATATTGAGGAATTAAAATCAACTAATTTTGACGGATTGGATTTTCCTGATATGTTTTTCTTTCAGCCAAAAAAAATATTTCTGCTGAAAGGAGATCAGCTTGAAATTCAATATTTGCGATTGTGTGATGATGAGGTCGACGATGATTTTGAAGAAATTATGCAAATCCAGTCTGAACCATTTGTCACACTGAGCGGTCCCGAGGCTTCGGGAGAAGTGCAACAACGAATTTCAAAAGAACGATATGTTGAAAAAGTAAATAAAATACTGGAACATATCCATAAAGGCGATATGTACGAAGCGAATTTTTGTATGGAGTTTTTCTCAGAAAATGCGATTATAAATCCATTGGAAAAATTTCAGAAACTCAATGAGATTTCGCAGGCACCATTAGCTGTTTTCTTTAAAAATAATAAGCAATATTTATTATCTGCTTCACCGGAACGATATTTAAAAAAAGAAGGAGAAACCATAATTTCTCAGCCGATAAAAGGAACTTCAAAACGTTTTTCGGATCCATTAGAGGATGAAAAATCAAAACTTTTTTTAGCATCTGATTCAAAAGAACGTGCTGAAAATATCATGATTACTGATTTAGTTCGAAATGATTTGTCGCATACAGCTCAAAAGGGTTCAGTTGAGGTTGCAGAGCTTTGCAAAATCTATTCTTTTTTGCAGGTGCATCAGATGATTTCGACGATAACTTCTAAGTTAGATCCTCAATATTCTGTGGTTGATGTTTTAAAGACAACATTTCCTATGGGAAGCATGACCGGGGCGCCAAAAATTTCAGTGATGAAAATTATCGAAAATCTGGAAGAAACCAAAAGAGGTCTGTACAGCGGTGCTGTTGGTTATTTTACACCCGAAGGAGATTTTGATTTTAATGTCGTGATCAGAAGTATTTTATACAATCAGGAAAAGAAATATGTTTCATTTTCTGTTGGGAGTGCCATAACATCGCTTTCAATTCCTGAAAAAGAATATGAAGAATGTTTACTGAAAGCTAAGGCAATGCATGAAGTATTGCAGTAG
- a CDS encoding DUF4349 domain-containing protein, producing MKTIAKLGLTTLTFTVVLFSCKKADYASSENADLKATADTTAISSSAAVEKKDSKQKFIRTADIKFKVKNVVKSTYAIENATQKFGGFVTYTNLQSNIHDQIKTKISQDSTLETTKYSVVNDITIRVPNTQLDTVIKTIAKQIDFLDFRVIKAEDVSLKVLANQLSQKRSAVTEKRVAQAIDSKGKKINDIVEAENTLENKKEENDNRTIENLSMQDQINFSTITLQLYQNETIKQEVMPSEKDSAAYKPNLGIQTIDALKSGWYILQAILVFIINLWPFILISIGGFFLYKKYGKK from the coding sequence ATGAAAACAATTGCAAAACTAGGTTTAACCACCTTAACTTTTACTGTCGTATTATTTTCCTGTAAAAAAGCAGATTACGCTTCTTCAGAAAATGCTGATTTAAAAGCAACGGCTGACACTACAGCTATTTCATCATCTGCAGCGGTCGAGAAAAAAGACAGTAAACAGAAATTTATTAGAACTGCAGATATTAAATTTAAGGTTAAAAACGTTGTCAAGTCCACGTATGCAATTGAAAATGCTACTCAAAAATTTGGAGGCTTTGTAACATATACCAATTTACAAAGTAATATTCACGATCAGATTAAAACTAAAATTAGTCAGGATAGCACTTTAGAAACCACTAAATATTCAGTAGTAAACGATATCACTATTCGCGTTCCAAATACGCAATTAGACACCGTGATTAAAACGATTGCCAAACAAATTGATTTTCTGGATTTCAGGGTTATTAAAGCTGAAGATGTTTCTTTAAAAGTATTAGCCAACCAGCTTTCGCAGAAAAGAAGTGCTGTTACAGAAAAAAGAGTTGCACAAGCAATTGATTCTAAAGGAAAAAAAATAAATGATATTGTCGAAGCCGAAAATACGCTGGAAAATAAAAAAGAAGAAAATGACAATCGTACAATTGAAAACTTGTCTATGCAAGACCAGATTAACTTTAGTACTATTACATTACAGCTTTATCAAAACGAAACCATAAAGCAGGAAGTAATGCCAAGTGAAAAAGATAGTGCTGCATATAAACCCAATTTAGGAATCCAAACTATTGATGCTTTAAAAAGTGGCTGGTATATCTTGCAGGCGATTTTAGTTTTCATCATTAATCTTTGGCCTTTTATTTTGATAAGCATAGGAGGCTTTTTCCTTTACAAAAAATACGGAAAGAAATAA
- a CDS encoding DoxX family membrane protein, with protein MKIATIIVRVLIGLLFLFASISFFFHLMPAEPATNDDFKAFNTGLMASTYLMPLAKSIELLCGIAFVTGRYVTLANILILPITVNILFINYFLTPDGLPLAGLLFIGNLFLIYRYWDNYKSVFTA; from the coding sequence ATGAAAATTGCTACTATTATTGTCCGTGTTTTAATTGGTCTTTTATTCCTTTTTGCCTCCATCAGTTTCTTTTTTCATTTAATGCCAGCCGAACCGGCAACTAATGATGATTTTAAAGCTTTCAATACAGGTTTAATGGCTTCTACCTACTTAATGCCTTTAGCCAAATCAATTGAGTTGCTTTGCGGAATAGCATTTGTAACAGGACGCTATGTCACATTAGCAAATATTTTGATCTTGCCTATTACGGTAAATATCTTGTTTATTAATTATTTCCTGACGCCAGACGGACTACCTCTTGCGGGATTATTGTTCATTGGCAATTTATTTTTAATTTACAGATATTGGGATAATTACAAAAGTGTTTTCACTGCTTAA
- a CDS encoding lipocalin family protein — protein MKNKYIAPVLLGAGIAAVLYSCGSTIPEKAVAVTNFDKAKYLGKWYEIARLDYKWEKDLNNVTAEYSLNDNGTIKVNNKGYDVKKDKWEESIGKAKFVKKDNIGMLKVSFFGPFYAGYNVIAVDQDYKYALVAGESLKYMWILSREKTIPESIKADFLIKAREIGYNISDLVWVKQDKMN, from the coding sequence ATGAAAAATAAGTATATAGCTCCAGTTCTTCTTGGAGCGGGAATTGCAGCTGTACTTTATTCCTGTGGTTCAACGATTCCTGAAAAAGCAGTTGCCGTTACCAATTTTGATAAGGCAAAGTATTTGGGAAAATGGTATGAGATCGCAAGATTAGATTACAAATGGGAAAAAGATTTAAATAATGTAACCGCCGAATATTCTCTGAATGATAACGGTACCATAAAAGTCAATAATAAGGGCTATGATGTCAAAAAAGACAAATGGGAAGAAAGCATCGGGAAAGCCAAATTTGTCAAAAAGGACAATATTGGTATGCTTAAGGTCTCGTTTTTTGGTCCTTTTTATGCCGGGTACAATGTTATTGCAGTAGATCAGGATTATAAATATGCTCTGGTTGCAGGCGAAAGTTTAAAATACATGTGGATACTTTCTAGAGAAAAAACAATCCCGGAAAGTATAAAAGCAGATTTTCTTATCAAGGCTCGGGAAATTGGATACAATATATCTGATTTAGTCTGGGTCAAACAAGATAAGATGAATTGA
- the lpdA gene encoding dihydrolipoyl dehydrogenase encodes MSSFDVVIIGSGPGGYVSAIRCAQLGFKTAIVEKYNSLGGTCLNVGCIPSKALLSSSHHYAEIAHFADHGIEVSGDVKINLEKMIARKQAVVDQTVGGINYLMDKNKITVFNGLGSFVDATHIAVAKADGTSETIETKYAVIATGSKPSSLPFIKIDKERIITSTEALALKEVPKHLVIIGGGVIGIELGQVYLRLGAQVSVVEFMDRIIPGMDSSLSKELTKVLKKQGMKFYVSHKVKSVERNGDAVTVQAENAKGETITLEGDYSLVSVGRRPYTDGLNADKAGVKISDRGQVEVNDHLQTSTPNIYAIGDVVRGAMLAHKAEEEGVMVAEILAGQKPHIDYNLIPGVVYTWPEVAAVGQTEEQLKAAGVKYKSGSFPFKALGRARASADLDGFVKILADEKTDEVLGVHMIGARTADLIAEAVTAMEFKASAEDISRMSHAHPTFAEAVKEAALAATENRALHV; translated from the coding sequence ATGAGTTCATTTGACGTAGTCATTATAGGTTCAGGTCCTGGAGGATATGTATCAGCAATTCGTTGCGCACAATTAGGTTTTAAAACTGCCATTGTAGAAAAATATAATTCATTGGGCGGAACTTGCCTTAACGTAGGTTGTATTCCTTCAAAAGCATTATTATCTTCTTCTCATCATTATGCTGAAATTGCTCATTTTGCAGATCACGGAATTGAAGTTTCAGGAGACGTAAAAATCAATTTAGAGAAAATGATTGCTCGTAAACAAGCAGTTGTAGATCAAACCGTAGGTGGAATCAACTACTTAATGGATAAAAATAAAATTACTGTTTTTAATGGTTTAGGTTCTTTCGTAGACGCAACACACATTGCTGTTGCAAAAGCTGACGGAACATCAGAAACTATTGAAACTAAATATGCTGTAATCGCTACAGGTTCAAAACCATCTTCTTTACCATTTATCAAAATTGATAAAGAAAGAATCATCACTTCTACTGAAGCTTTGGCTTTAAAAGAAGTTCCAAAACACTTAGTTATTATTGGTGGTGGAGTTATCGGTATCGAGCTTGGACAAGTTTACTTGCGTTTAGGAGCTCAGGTTTCTGTAGTAGAATTCATGGATAGAATTATTCCGGGAATGGATAGTTCTCTTTCTAAAGAATTAACTAAAGTATTGAAAAAACAAGGAATGAAATTCTACGTTTCTCATAAAGTAAAATCAGTAGAAAGAAACGGTGATGCTGTTACGGTTCAGGCTGAAAATGCAAAAGGAGAAACGATCACTCTTGAAGGAGATTATTCATTAGTTTCTGTTGGTCGTCGTCCTTATACAGACGGATTAAACGCTGATAAAGCCGGAGTTAAAATTTCTGATAGAGGACAAGTAGAAGTAAATGATCATTTACAAACTAGTACGCCAAATATCTATGCAATTGGTGACGTTGTTCGTGGAGCAATGTTAGCACACAAAGCGGAAGAAGAAGGAGTAATGGTTGCTGAAATTTTAGCAGGTCAAAAACCACATATCGATTATAACTTAATTCCTGGTGTAGTGTACACTTGGCCAGAAGTTGCTGCGGTTGGACAAACTGAAGAGCAATTGAAAGCTGCAGGAGTTAAATATAAATCAGGAAGTTTCCCATTTAAAGCTTTAGGACGTGCAAGAGCAAGTGCTGATTTAGACGGATTCGTAAAAATCCTTGCTGACGAAAAAACAGATGAGGTTTTAGGTGTTCACATGATTGGAGCACGTACAGCAGATTTAATTGCTGAAGCAGTTACTGCAATGGAATTCAAAGCTTCTGCTGAAGATATTTCAAGAATGAGCCATGCGCACCCAACTTTTGCTGAAGCGGTAAAAGAAGCAGCATTGGCAGCTACAGAAAACAGAGCATTACACGTATAA